In Deltaproteobacteria bacterium, one DNA window encodes the following:
- a CDS encoding (Fe-S)-binding protein: MSEENMNLENSPPEEPKVRDLPVSNLDIKKLIQLQGCTRCGECLNWCPVYDQDMREAILPRKKIQDFTQIVKSQQGLLARIMKQDRVGEPLKKILAAVFGYHPVGPEQMEEFVRNLYECSTCGQCQIVCPANIDTVNLWEDIRRLIVSADYGPLESQKVLVKSVKAYDNPWQQPRAARTKWIRRAQKDNEISAPPREIKKTHGKVLLFLGCTAVYDVNVKQIAVSTINILESLGIDYGCLGGDEKCCGSVLLRMGDKEFERIAGDNIKMFNALNIQTLVSSCSGCFKTIKEDYPKVGKLNFEVLHTVEFLRRQVEEGKLKFIHPVEKKITYHDPCHLGRASGVYEDPRFIMEAIPGLDLIEMPRSRKYSRCCGAGGGLKAGYPDIQNKMAQRRVKEAEATGAEELVSACPFCYAGLQVGIKALESPL, from the coding sequence ATGTCCGAAGAAAATATGAACCTTGAGAACAGCCCTCCCGAAGAACCCAAGGTCCGGGATCTTCCGGTTTCCAATCTGGATATAAAAAAATTGATTCAGCTTCAGGGTTGTACCCGTTGCGGGGAATGTTTGAACTGGTGTCCGGTTTATGACCAGGATATGCGGGAGGCCATTTTACCCCGAAAAAAAATCCAGGATTTTACGCAGATCGTTAAATCCCAGCAAGGACTTTTGGCCCGGATTATGAAACAGGACCGGGTAGGGGAGCCCCTAAAAAAAATATTGGCCGCGGTTTTCGGCTATCACCCGGTCGGCCCGGAGCAAATGGAGGAGTTTGTCCGCAACCTCTATGAATGCTCGACCTGCGGCCAGTGTCAAATCGTCTGTCCGGCCAATATCGACACGGTCAATCTCTGGGAAGATATCCGGCGGTTGATCGTTTCGGCCGATTATGGGCCCCTCGAATCCCAGAAGGTCCTGGTTAAAAGCGTCAAGGCCTATGACAACCCCTGGCAGCAGCCCAGGGCGGCCCGGACCAAGTGGATCCGCCGGGCCCAGAAGGACAACGAGATCAGCGCCCCTCCCCGGGAGATCAAGAAGACCCATGGAAAGGTCCTTCTTTTTTTGGGATGTACTGCGGTCTATGACGTCAACGTCAAACAGATTGCCGTCAGTACCATCAATATCCTGGAATCCCTGGGGATCGATTACGGTTGTCTGGGGGGGGATGAAAAATGCTGCGGCAGCGTGCTCTTGCGCATGGGCGACAAGGAATTTGAACGGATCGCCGGGGACAACATCAAGATGTTCAACGCCCTGAATATTCAAACCCTGGTCAGTTCCTGTTCGGGGTGTTTTAAGACCATTAAAGAGGACTACCCCAAGGTCGGAAAACTGAATTTCGAAGTGTTGCACACAGTAGAATTTCTGCGGCGCCAGGTGGAAGAGGGAAAACTGAAATTCATCCATCCGGTGGAAAAGAAGATTACCTATCATGACCCCTGCCATCTGGGCCGGGCCAGCGGGGTTTATGAGGATCCCCGGTTCATCATGGAGGCCATCCCCGGTCTGGATTTGATCGAGATGCCCCGGAGCCGGAAATATTCCCGCTGCTGCGGGGCCGGAGGGGGGCTCAAGGCCGGCTATCCGGATATCCAGAACAAGATGGCCCAGCGCCGGGTTAAAGAGGCCGAAGCCACCGGGGCCGAAGAACTGGTCTCGGCCTGTCCTTTCTGCTATGCCGGTTTGCAGGTGGGCATCAAGGCCCTGGAATCCCCTCTG
- a CDS encoding cytochrome c3 family protein: MNRLLVLLIVMIGCLLAIPRVEAQVPEMMPLTVDGKERVCLDCHRLPNIATNEGILTSQALCYECHAQATVMRQTADRSVVLQVTPDSFKNNRHAYIACIDCHRDVARSPHKSLAGAKCQSCHPVHGEGAVGDPHLRVSCQACHHRSKFVFQDRSSDKVRLSALDAKKVPIALTDHALADTKDKTLCLKCHFSGNQVGAAAAVLPAKSVLCLVCHNAPLAVGHSMFWAAFLILLLGLFSTLFFWFQGSVAGEEKSLHRKIALSSEGIWKTLFSRKIGPILKTIFWDVFLQRRILQESVKRWSIHSLIFLSILLRFGISVFTWFAYRIGPDSALARALIDKNNGFVAFAYDFLGLLILLGLLLALTQRFVIRPAHSLSEGQDNLAIGILGVLILLGFFLEGVRILITRVPMETAVYAFIGYPLSILFSWLPWDWQTVYVYLWYAHAAVAAAFIACLPFGKMKHIIQTPLSLILNYKRKLVCPKKI; this comes from the coding sequence ATGAACCGCCTTCTGGTCCTCCTGATTGTGATGATCGGCTGCCTGTTGGCCATCCCCCGGGTTGAAGCCCAGGTTCCGGAGATGATGCCCCTGACCGTCGATGGGAAGGAACGGGTCTGTCTGGATTGTCATCGCCTTCCCAATATTGCAACCAATGAAGGCATCCTGACTTCCCAGGCCTTGTGTTATGAATGCCATGCCCAAGCGACTGTCATGCGGCAGACAGCCGATCGATCGGTGGTGCTGCAAGTCACCCCTGATTCATTTAAAAATAATCGCCACGCCTATATTGCCTGTATCGACTGCCACAGGGATGTGGCCAGATCCCCCCACAAATCCCTGGCCGGGGCCAAGTGTCAATCCTGCCATCCGGTCCATGGGGAAGGGGCGGTCGGCGACCCGCACCTCAGGGTAAGCTGTCAGGCCTGCCACCACCGATCGAAATTTGTCTTTCAGGACCGTAGCAGCGATAAAGTTCGGCTTTCGGCCCTGGATGCAAAAAAGGTCCCCATTGCCCTGACGGATCATGCCCTGGCCGATACCAAAGACAAGACCCTTTGCCTGAAATGCCATTTTTCCGGAAATCAGGTGGGGGCCGCAGCCGCTGTCCTGCCGGCCAAGAGCGTTTTGTGCCTGGTCTGCCACAACGCCCCGCTGGCCGTCGGCCATTCCATGTTTTGGGCAGCCTTTTTAATATTGCTTCTCGGACTGTTTAGTACCCTTTTCTTCTGGTTTCAGGGAAGCGTGGCCGGAGAAGAGAAGTCCCTGCACCGGAAGATTGCCCTGAGTTCCGAGGGAATCTGGAAGACCCTCTTTTCCAGAAAGATAGGCCCCATTTTAAAAACAATTTTCTGGGATGTTTTTTTGCAGCGCAGGATTCTTCAGGAGAGTGTCAAACGATGGTCCATCCATTCCCTGATTTTTCTTTCCATCTTGCTCCGTTTCGGGATAAGTGTCTTTACCTGGTTTGCCTACCGGATAGGGCCTGACAGCGCTCTGGCCCGGGCCTTGATCGATAAGAACAACGGTTTTGTGGCCTTCGCCTATGATTTCCTCGGGCTGCTGATCCTCCTGGGCCTGCTCCTGGCTCTTACCCAGCGTTTTGTCATCCGGCCAGCCCATAGCCTTTCCGAAGGGCAGGACAACTTAGCCATCGGGATCCTGGGGGTCCTGATTCTCTTAGGTTTTTTCCTGGAAGGGGTCAGGATCCTGATCACCCGTGTCCCGATGGAAACAGCCGTCTATGCCTTTATCGGCTATCCGTTGTCCATTTTGTTTTCCTGGCTCCCCTGGGATTGGCAAACCGTTTATGTCTATCTCTGGTACGCCCATGCCGCGGTAGCGGCTGCATTTATCGCTTGTCTCCCCTTTGGGAAGATGAAACATATAATCCAAACCCCTTTGAGTTTGATTTTGAATTATAAAAGGAAACTTGTATGTCCGAAGAAAATATGA
- a CDS encoding cytochrome b/b6 domain-containing protein, giving the protein MVANSVSSELYLRFSVLNRFLHWIVMVGFIGLALTGFSFKFGSQWWAQGVVFLLGGPERLAYWHRFCALLTYSGVIIHLGWLVYFKTLLKGRLTGPQTLFPSGRDVKDLVQHILYFLGRSRPPRFNRFTYWEKIDYWAILIGMNTMGLTGVVLWFPEFFSGLIPGYFINLALVLHFYEALMATAIKVVIHVITAHLRPEVFPMDKSIFTGLTTAERIRQEHPGEWEMLEKGGDHS; this is encoded by the coding sequence ATGGTGGCTAATTCTGTTTCTTCGGAACTTTATCTCCGGTTTTCGGTCCTCAACCGGTTCTTGCACTGGATCGTCATGGTAGGTTTTATCGGACTGGCCTTGACCGGTTTCTCTTTTAAATTCGGCTCTCAGTGGTGGGCCCAGGGGGTTGTCTTTCTCCTGGGGGGCCCGGAGCGGCTGGCCTATTGGCATCGCTTTTGTGCCCTCCTGACCTACAGCGGGGTGATCATCCACCTGGGCTGGCTGGTCTATTTCAAAACCCTGTTAAAAGGCAGGCTGACCGGCCCTCAGACCCTTTTCCCTTCCGGCCGGGATGTAAAAGACCTGGTTCAGCACATCCTTTATTTCCTGGGCCGCTCCCGGCCCCCCCGGTTCAACCGCTTTACCTACTGGGAGAAGATCGATTACTGGGCCATCCTGATCGGGATGAATACCATGGGGCTGACCGGAGTGGTCTTATGGTTTCCGGAATTTTTTTCGGGCCTCATCCCCGGATATTTTATCAATCTGGCCCTGGTGCTGCATTTTTATGAAGCCCTGATGGCCACGGCTATCAAGGTTGTGATCCATGTCATCACCGCCCATCTGCGGCCGGAAGTCTTTCCCATGGATAAAAGCATCTTTACCGGCCTGACCACCGCAGAAAGGATCAGGCAGGAACATCCCGGGGAATGGGAAATGCTGGAAAAAGGGGGGGATCACTCATGA
- a CDS encoding 4Fe-4S binding protein, producing MGIKIDPLKCTACMACEMACGYHRDDAFALLSSCIVAYRTKEKKDYFGVLLKEAENLVIARPEGLEVKKIGAVEEGGKGDASAKPMLLREACDLCSDREGGPLCLSFCPVDAIYLD from the coding sequence ATGGGAATAAAAATCGATCCCCTGAAGTGCACGGCCTGCATGGCCTGTGAAATGGCCTGCGGCTATCATCGCGACGACGCCTTTGCCTTGCTTTCATCCTGTATTGTCGCCTACCGGACCAAAGAAAAAAAAGACTATTTCGGTGTGCTCTTGAAGGAAGCGGAGAATCTGGTTATCGCCCGCCCCGAAGGCCTGGAAGTCAAAAAGATCGGTGCAGTGGAAGAGGGCGGCAAGGGAGACGCCTCAGCCAAACCGATGCTGCTCCGGGAGGCCTGTGATTTATGCAGCGACCGGGAAGGCGGCCCCTTGTGCCTGAGCTTTTGTCCGGTTGATGCGATCTATCTGGATTGA
- a CDS encoding FadR family transcriptional regulator → MFQAAKKTSKISDQIIDQIRDAILSGKLKPGVRLASEKELADQFGVSKATMREAMRVLEVLGLIEIRKGLGGGIFIAEVGMRTTIHSIINFLHFQTLSIQEITMLRYLIEPTVARIAASKITDKDIENLKKIVGEKPSGSADEVSKEIGFHRYLARMAENTLLILIVDFVDNLLDSIKSKVKPGPDFYRDVRKSHQKILECLIKKDAPGAEMAMTQDLLEVDQYLCRVIGSAPFDPTKLSRPKAFKDDNKSKGIAPRFEKKDLAVSGKKAARKSKGESKRSDNMADLPVNFKLVAKKKVTRIEKLKSLV, encoded by the coding sequence TTGTTTCAAGCCGCCAAAAAGACTTCCAAAATTTCCGATCAAATCATCGACCAGATCCGGGACGCCATCCTTTCCGGCAAGCTGAAGCCAGGCGTCCGTTTGGCCTCGGAGAAGGAATTGGCCGATCAGTTCGGGGTCAGCAAGGCCACTATGCGCGAAGCCATGCGGGTCCTGGAGGTCTTGGGGTTGATCGAGATCCGAAAAGGCCTTGGCGGAGGGATTTTTATCGCCGAAGTAGGCATGCGGACTACCATCCACAGCATCATCAATTTTCTCCATTTTCAAACCCTTTCGATTCAAGAAATTACCATGCTCCGGTATCTGATTGAGCCCACGGTGGCCCGAATCGCCGCTTCAAAAATAACCGACAAAGACATCGAAAATCTAAAAAAGATCGTCGGTGAAAAACCTTCAGGGTCCGCCGACGAAGTCTCCAAGGAGATCGGCTTCCATCGCTATCTGGCCAGAATGGCGGAAAACACTTTATTGATCCTGATTGTTGACTTTGTCGACAACCTGTTGGACTCTATTAAATCGAAGGTAAAACCAGGCCCTGATTTTTATCGGGACGTTCGAAAATCCCATCAGAAGATCCTGGAATGTTTGATCAAAAAGGACGCCCCCGGTGCCGAGATGGCCATGACCCAGGACCTTCTGGAAGTGGATCAGTATCTCTGCCGGGTCATCGGGTCCGCCCCTTTCGATCCGACCAAACTCAGTCGACCGAAAGCTTTTAAAGACGATAATAAATCAAAAGGCATTGCTCCCCGGTTTGAAAAAAAAGACCTTGCTGTTTCGGGGAAAAAGGCGGCTCGTAAGAGCAAAGGGGAATCCAAACGTTCTGATAATATGGCCGACTTACCCGTAAATTTTAAACTCGTTGCCAAAAAAAAGGTGACCCGGATCGAAAAACTTAAATCGTTGGTCTAA
- a CDS encoding FAD-binding oxidoreductase, translating to MHVTNKDAILNELASIVGKENATASKHIRYAYSYDMSFVTPKMPDYVVMASTVEQVQGVLRLANKEKIPVVPYTAGTNIGGLTIPERGGIILDLKRMNKIINIDTESHYAVIEPGVSHAQLASALYKHNLRFGWPVGPPSASVSSCAISHGIGGLNARYGLNSQEITSMEVVLPTGELVRVGSCAINPEAWHSVLPMPQMDGLFKGWLGSTGVVTKLGITVHPIPPVLKVFTVSCQNVEDMVSYMMNLSNYEICDDLTAVSWWLAQVPIPYPYKPKPENAHEWFCFANTNSFTEKEKEARVEIWETVLEEEKKKGTSIQVTQYPEEALRARTHLPSQIVGSTKNYCKQGGAGISWPGTFTPANKWAPVYNDWKKILIDHNLSPSIRMSMYRGVHYGMLRAMIPFNKKSAKETENARQAIVECLKVDLDHGGMPYKPPVDYAIEINKRAHPGYLLLLKKIKALLDPNDIMNPGKLGI from the coding sequence ATGCACGTTACCAATAAAGATGCGATTTTGAATGAATTGGCTTCCATCGTCGGCAAAGAAAACGCCACCGCCTCCAAACATATCCGCTACGCCTATTCCTATGATATGTCCTTTGTTACCCCGAAGATGCCGGACTATGTGGTCATGGCCTCGACCGTGGAACAGGTTCAGGGGGTCCTCAGACTGGCCAATAAAGAAAAGATCCCGGTAGTCCCCTATACCGCCGGGACCAACATTGGCGGGCTGACCATACCGGAGCGCGGCGGGATCATCCTGGATTTGAAGAGGATGAACAAGATCATCAATATTGATACCGAATCCCATTATGCGGTGATCGAACCCGGGGTGTCCCATGCCCAATTAGCCAGCGCCTTATACAAACACAACCTCCGCTTCGGCTGGCCGGTGGGGCCGCCTTCGGCCTCGGTTTCTTCCTGCGCCATATCCCACGGCATCGGCGGATTAAATGCCCGCTATGGTTTGAACAGCCAGGAGATTACCAGCATGGAAGTGGTCCTGCCCACAGGAGAACTGGTCCGGGTCGGCTCCTGCGCCATCAATCCCGAAGCTTGGCATAGCGTTTTACCCATGCCCCAGATGGATGGGTTGTTCAAAGGCTGGCTCGGCAGCACCGGGGTCGTCACCAAACTGGGCATCACCGTACACCCGATTCCGCCGGTCCTCAAGGTCTTTACTGTTTCCTGTCAAAATGTGGAAGACATGGTCTCCTATATGATGAACTTGAGCAACTACGAGATCTGTGACGACCTGACCGCCGTTTCCTGGTGGCTGGCCCAGGTCCCTATCCCTTACCCCTACAAACCGAAACCGGAAAATGCCCACGAATGGTTCTGTTTTGCCAACACCAACTCCTTTACCGAAAAGGAAAAGGAAGCCCGGGTGGAAATCTGGGAAACGGTATTAGAAGAGGAAAAGAAGAAGGGGACTTCCATTCAGGTCACCCAATATCCCGAGGAGGCCTTACGCGCTCGGACCCATTTGCCCAGCCAGATCGTCGGCTCGACCAAGAATTACTGTAAACAAGGCGGGGCCGGTATTTCCTGGCCGGGAACCTTTACGCCGGCCAACAAATGGGCCCCGGTTTATAACGATTGGAAAAAAATCCTGATCGACCACAACCTCTCTCCTTCGATCCGCATGAGTATGTACCGGGGGGTCCATTACGGCATGCTCCGGGCCATGATCCCCTTCAACAAAAAAAGTGCCAAAGAAACGGAAAATGCCCGTCAGGCCATTGTCGAATGTTTAAAAGTCGACCTCGACCATGGTGGGATGCCTTACAAACCACCGGTGGATTATGCCATAGAAATTAATAAACGGGCCCATCCGGGATACCTGCTGTTGTTGAAAAAGATAAAAGCCCTTCTGGATCCGAACGATATCATGAATCCGGGAAAGCTGGGAATCTGA
- a CDS encoding (Fe-S)-binding protein: MKWNISTLEELEDAIWRCTACGTCKVAYDYGPPSQCREICPAGTEFGFEGFMASKGKIAFARGILSGELEWDEELVEAVYKCTICAGCQSQCQLDHKPYIPEIFEALRRKAVEAGAGPLPAQKVIAQSLRSYDNPYQGPRRVRTDWARIFKKGKQKPIKDINKEPAPLLYFVGCTGAYNVPERVIPQATASIFNKLGLDYGILGENELCCGSTAMRLGDAEAFKRMAEANLETFKKLHEKQGVETIVTACAGCYRAILKDYSLADEYEEMMKGIKVIHVSQFLYDLYKAGRLEFSGPLPWKVTYHDPCHAGRHLTKFLVDKDGSQLWAGAYISLNEEDCLYDVPRDLLKAIPGIELTEMQRIRANSYCCGGGGGVMTGFPDWAQRNAALRIQEGMETGAETMVSICPFCHYNLNQGAQGIGSPMKLLDLTELIDRVLPEKEV, encoded by the coding sequence ATGAAATGGAATATTTCTACTCTGGAAGAGTTGGAAGACGCAATTTGGAGATGTACGGCCTGCGGGACCTGCAAAGTAGCCTATGATTACGGGCCACCTTCCCAATGCCGGGAAATTTGTCCGGCTGGAACGGAATTCGGTTTTGAAGGCTTTATGGCTTCCAAAGGTAAAATCGCCTTTGCCCGGGGCATCCTAAGCGGGGAACTGGAATGGGATGAAGAACTGGTCGAGGCCGTCTATAAATGTACCATCTGCGCCGGCTGCCAATCCCAATGCCAACTGGATCACAAGCCCTATATCCCGGAGATATTCGAAGCCCTGCGGCGCAAGGCCGTGGAAGCCGGGGCCGGGCCTTTACCGGCCCAGAAGGTGATCGCCCAATCCCTGCGCAGTTATGACAATCCTTATCAAGGGCCGCGCCGGGTCCGGACCGACTGGGCCAGGATCTTCAAGAAAGGCAAACAAAAACCCATCAAGGACATCAACAAGGAACCGGCCCCCCTGCTCTATTTTGTCGGCTGTACCGGTGCCTATAACGTGCCGGAACGGGTCATCCCCCAGGCCACTGCCTCGATCTTTAATAAACTGGGGCTGGATTATGGAATTCTGGGGGAAAATGAACTCTGCTGCGGATCAACGGCCATGAGGCTGGGCGACGCCGAGGCCTTTAAACGGATGGCCGAAGCCAACCTGGAAACTTTCAAAAAGCTCCACGAAAAACAGGGGGTGGAGACCATTGTCACGGCCTGCGCCGGCTGTTACCGGGCTATCCTGAAAGATTATTCCCTGGCCGATGAATATGAGGAGATGATGAAAGGCATCAAGGTCATCCATGTCTCCCAGTTCCTCTATGACCTGTATAAGGCCGGCCGTCTGGAATTTTCCGGTCCTCTTCCCTGGAAGGTCACCTATCATGATCCCTGCCATGCCGGCCGCCATTTAACCAAATTCCTGGTGGATAAAGACGGGTCCCAGTTGTGGGCCGGGGCCTATATCAGTTTGAATGAAGAAGATTGCCTTTATGATGTGCCCCGAGACCTGCTCAAGGCCATTCCCGGGATTGAACTTACCGAGATGCAAAGAATCCGGGCCAATTCCTATTGCTGTGGAGGGGGCGGCGGGGTTATGACCGGTTTCCCCGACTGGGCCCAACGCAATGCCGCCTTACGGATCCAGGAAGGTATGGAAACCGGGGCCGAGACCATGGTCTCCATCTGTCCTTTTTGTCACTATAATTTAAATCAGGGGGCCCAGGGGATCGGCAGCCCTATGAAACTTTTAGACCTGACCGAATTGATCGACCGGGTTCTGCCGGAAAAAGAAGTTTGA
- a CDS encoding ABC transporter substrate-binding protein yields MDTKKTEHQDKGILNKELSRRNFLKTTALGAAGLSLSSWAFTPFTYGAEKPIKIGMIQELTVGATEYGYWLDKVGKAAVAKLNAEGGIAGRKVELIDYDTKFNPAHGAQMFKKLVLEDKVDFIMGSIHSGIQLACFPIAEQFKIPYFSGGAMASGLTGKGAVPHYIRIHTHALMQAMAGWEWGFKTLGKKWAFMVADYAWGHSLAEEFGKRVKAAGGKIQEIRAPQTTKDFVPFLQKIDPDIDVLFTAFLNPAALGVMRQTVELGLHKKMQRYTVICCTEGIGQEVVGKESAGAHYIEYQPRHFDQVPKELQGFERAYRKAVGVTDDGKDAKDAKITSAHSHMWSMWTVPYMIKQGVEQTGWKDNSKNADFIKAVVRMKLKAGPWAPQGDLVMREEDHQGFHDHYISEVTPDLKLKVLARVPKEKLMYDPMIDLRGKV; encoded by the coding sequence ATGGATACCAAAAAAACCGAGCATCAAGATAAGGGTATTTTGAATAAGGAATTGTCACGCCGTAATTTTCTTAAAACCACCGCCTTGGGCGCTGCCGGATTAAGTCTTAGTTCCTGGGCTTTCACCCCTTTTACCTACGGAGCGGAAAAACCGATCAAGATCGGTATGATCCAGGAATTGACGGTCGGGGCCACCGAATACGGCTACTGGTTGGACAAAGTCGGCAAAGCGGCCGTGGCCAAGCTGAACGCCGAAGGCGGCATTGCCGGCCGTAAAGTCGAACTCATCGATTACGACACCAAATTCAATCCTGCCCATGGGGCCCAGATGTTCAAAAAACTGGTCCTGGAAGATAAAGTGGATTTCATCATGGGCTCCATCCATTCCGGCATTCAATTGGCCTGTTTCCCCATTGCCGAACAATTCAAGATCCCCTATTTCAGCGGCGGAGCCATGGCCTCGGGCCTGACCGGCAAAGGGGCCGTCCCCCATTATATCCGTATTCATACTCATGCCCTGATGCAGGCCATGGCCGGCTGGGAATGGGGTTTTAAAACCCTGGGGAAAAAATGGGCCTTTATGGTGGCTGATTATGCCTGGGGACATTCCCTGGCCGAGGAATTCGGAAAGCGCGTCAAGGCTGCCGGAGGAAAAATCCAGGAAATCCGGGCCCCGCAAACCACCAAGGATTTTGTGCCCTTCCTGCAAAAAATAGATCCTGATATCGATGTCCTGTTTACCGCCTTCCTGAACCCGGCGGCCCTGGGAGTCATGCGACAGACCGTGGAATTAGGGCTCCATAAAAAAATGCAACGCTACACCGTCATCTGCTGTACGGAAGGAATCGGACAGGAAGTGGTCGGAAAGGAATCGGCCGGGGCCCACTACATCGAATATCAGCCCCGCCATTTCGATCAGGTGCCCAAGGAATTGCAAGGCTTTGAACGGGCCTACCGTAAAGCCGTGGGGGTCACCGATGATGGCAAAGACGCCAAAGATGCCAAGATCACCAGTGCCCATTCCCACATGTGGTCCATGTGGACCGTGCCTTATATGATCAAACAAGGGGTGGAACAAACCGGCTGGAAAGACAATTCCAAGAATGCCGATTTTATCAAGGCCGTGGTCAGAATGAAGCTCAAGGCCGGCCCTTGGGCCCCCCAGGGTGACCTGGTCATGCGGGAAGAGGATCATCAGGGCTTCCACGATCACTATATTTCAGAAGTCACGCCCGACCTGAAATTAAAGGTTCTGGCCCGGGTCCCCAAGGAAAAATTGATGTATGACCCGATGATCGATCTGAGAGGCAAGGTCTAA
- a CDS encoding branched-chain amino acid ABC transporter permease, which produces MISNLSVAILNGVVWGLIMALIALGLNMIFGLLHIINMAHGILYMLGAVVAWYLIEWTGNFWLSLVIAPIIVGGIGMAIERGLLRTIEDKPLITIICTFGIMMAAQHLVFMTFGGTPRRIPIPITYRFPLFNLEYPLMRIVIAAISVGVMIGLWFFLNRTKYGLWMRAVVQDREMAIGLGIPVNKVYMWTFVLGSGLAAFSGVLAAPIVYVDFMMGREILIMAFIIVIVGGMGNLEGSVIAAIIISLIQGIGSLFVPPAVATVFSLAFMVIVLLFRPQGLFGE; this is translated from the coding sequence GTGATTTCCAATCTATCGGTAGCTATTTTAAACGGCGTGGTCTGGGGGCTGATCATGGCCCTTATCGCACTGGGTTTAAATATGATCTTCGGCCTGTTGCACATCATCAACATGGCTCATGGCATTTTATATATGCTGGGGGCGGTGGTGGCCTGGTATCTAATCGAGTGGACCGGAAATTTCTGGTTGTCTCTGGTCATCGCCCCGATCATCGTCGGAGGCATCGGGATGGCTATTGAACGGGGGTTACTCCGGACTATCGAAGACAAGCCCCTGATCACCATCATCTGCACCTTTGGTATTATGATGGCTGCCCAGCACCTGGTCTTTATGACCTTCGGAGGCACCCCCCGAAGGATCCCCATACCGATTACCTACCGCTTTCCTCTTTTTAATCTGGAATATCCTCTGATGCGTATCGTCATTGCCGCCATCTCGGTGGGGGTTATGATCGGCCTGTGGTTTTTCTTGAACCGCACCAAATACGGCCTCTGGATGCGGGCCGTGGTCCAGGACCGGGAAATGGCCATAGGACTGGGGATTCCGGTCAACAAAGTCTACATGTGGACCTTTGTACTGGGCTCCGGTCTGGCTGCCTTTTCCGGGGTTCTGGCCGCCCCGATCGTCTACGTGGACTTTATGATGGGTCGTGAAATCCTGATCATGGCTTTTATCATCGTCATTGTCGGCGGCATGGGAAACCTCGAAGGATCGGTCATTGCCGCCATCATCATTTCTTTGATCCAGGGAATCGGGTCCTTGTTTGTGCCTCCGGCCGTAGCCACCGTCTTTTCCCTGGCTTTTATGGTGATCGTTTTATTATTCCGCCCACAGGGACTGTTTGGTGAATAG